In Cicer arietinum cultivar CDC Frontier isolate Library 1 chromosome 7, Cicar.CDCFrontier_v2.0, whole genome shotgun sequence, a single window of DNA contains:
- the LOC140918738 gene encoding uncharacterized protein: MSLLHVLITRKSITHKRDNGGDPMQNATNLMKNDHISDEEEKKEGFEFKEDHEAAYVLKKFQINEEDKDVGEEPPNNHHKNCNVYIMEPTSDKHSYFHVIRPSSDLVFEYETIEQSSETQEGNKDTCRDILGKVFNVPEYSGRVRGKGFGVTPKSFFPQEKRQKPSNEEVLEKLRILSEQVALLVNTNKDKQLPVQLQPEIQMESETGSCNVGLKSIPEGVTTCVLYLSSPTQRKVGKGILHNTSGEVLHNIPIPAGHVKVSPTVAFEPTAPLPIPDNDGDMKFLSDAIGSYVAWPTHLVALEKKIPKDKSVTSPEKVNVESPSMS, translated from the exons ATGTCCTTATTACATGTCCTTATTACAAGAAAATCAATCACCCACAAAAGAGATAATGGTGGAGACCCAATGCAAAATGCTACAA ATTTGATGAAGAATGATCATATTTCTgatgaagaagagaaaaaagaaggATTTGAATTTAAAGAAGACCATGAAGCTGCTTATGTTTTGAAGAAATTCCAAATTAACGAGGAGGATAAAGATGTAGGGGAAGAACCACCTAACAACCATCATAAAAATTGCAATGTTTATATTATGGAGCCCACAAG TGACAAACATAGTTATTTCCATGTCATACGTCCATCCTCAGATTTGGTCTTTGAATAT gaaactattgaacaaagttctgaaactcaagagggcaacaaggatacgtgcagggacattcttgggaaagtgtttaatgtccctgagtattccggtcgagtgagggggaaaggatttggcgtaactcccaaaagcttttttcctcaagagaagcgccaaaaaccttccaacgaggaagtattagagaagctcagaatcttatcggagcaagtggcactcttggtgaatacgaataaagacaagcaacttccggttcagctccaacctgaaatacaaatggagagtgaaaccgggagttgcaacgtcggtttgaagagtattcccgag ggtgtcactacatgtgtcctatacttgtcctcgccgactcaacggaaggtgggaaaaggaatattgcacaatacttcgggagaagtattgcacaatattccgatccccgcgggccatgtcaaagtatcgcctacggttgctttcgaaccaactgcaccgttgcccataccggacaacgatggagatatgaagttcttaagcgacgctattggcagttacgtggcatggcccacacaccttgttgccctcgaaaaaaagattcccaaggacaaatcagttacatctcccgaaaag GTAAATGTTGAAAGTCCTTCAATGTCATGA